One genomic segment of Actinomycetota bacterium includes these proteins:
- a CDS encoding SGNH/GDSL hydrolase family protein encodes MKTSSRMAVIWRLAWLLALVISIHLMLLIRFGDEPEMAHAAVPASCASGAIDSASLDQSSGAAGLLVNVSGHTSATGTQNITVWLDGAQLGSLPVDENGGFSGQVSVPNDIPDGDYSFSLAVSDCVQTREVLFIGDSITEGAFASSRETAYASLLTDDLRRRNGNGTWLLDVYGVSGYGSLILDDIFNDPFYQNSLNPPPYFPRAWWKESGPDLVVIELGVNNLPGLDWSTRYDGSFRGYIDDDEALAWWKSDITGAVDFFVNQRGIPANRILILGQWPFGSASNYRGERYEGGDHELIWDRWNLEMQTHADSLGCTFVPMADVFGPGYIPDNEEPEGDPGDYIDHYHGNSNVHPNDSGMAMFAGRIADYLPAEFGGGERLQLPFTVDTASSYELPLTLEVGSPYWASYSEYTGGLLSVDFIFRNPGINSALAIGITESRSTNGVICVSDLPVAVGDIAPGSVSQVTMRYAIPPGVNYFRVSLAARALDAAGREYRYP; translated from the coding sequence AAACATCGTCCAGAATGGCTGTTATCTGGCGCCTGGCCTGGCTTTTGGCGCTGGTCATCAGTATCCATCTGATGCTGCTCATCCGGTTCGGAGACGAGCCGGAGATGGCGCATGCTGCCGTTCCAGCCTCATGCGCCAGCGGAGCCATCGACAGCGCCAGCCTCGACCAGTCTTCCGGCGCCGCCGGTCTGCTGGTGAATGTTTCCGGCCATACATCCGCCACGGGAACGCAGAACATCACGGTCTGGCTTGACGGCGCTCAGCTTGGGTCCCTCCCCGTGGATGAGAACGGCGGCTTCAGCGGCCAGGTGAGTGTCCCCAATGATATACCTGACGGTGATTACAGCTTTTCCCTCGCGGTAAGCGATTGCGTCCAGACCCGGGAAGTCCTTTTCATCGGCGACAGCATCACTGAAGGAGCGTTCGCCAGTTCCCGGGAGACCGCCTATGCCAGCCTGCTGACCGACGACCTCAGGCGTCGAAACGGCAATGGCACCTGGCTGCTTGATGTCTACGGCGTTTCCGGCTACGGGTCGCTGATTCTGGACGACATCTTCAACGATCCTTTTTACCAGAACAGCCTGAATCCGCCTCCCTACTTCCCGCGTGCCTGGTGGAAAGAATCAGGACCGGACCTGGTGGTCATCGAACTGGGTGTCAACAATCTTCCGGGGCTCGACTGGAGTACACGCTACGACGGATCCTTCCGTGGTTATATCGATGATGACGAGGCTCTCGCCTGGTGGAAATCTGATATCACCGGTGCAGTCGACTTCTTTGTAAATCAGCGTGGTATTCCCGCCAACCGCATCCTTATCCTTGGCCAGTGGCCTTTCGGCAGCGCTTCCAACTATCGTGGCGAGCGCTATGAAGGCGGCGACCACGAGCTGATCTGGGACCGCTGGAACCTGGAGATGCAGACCCATGCCGATTCCCTGGGATGCACCTTTGTACCAATGGCCGACGTCTTCGGGCCCGGTTATATCCCTGATAATGAAGAACCTGAAGGCGATCCCGGCGACTATATAGACCACTACCACGGGAATTCCAATGTACATCCCAACGACAGTGGCATGGCCATGTTCGCCGGCCGTATCGCGGATTACCTGCCGGCTGAGTTCGGCGGCGGCGAGCGGCTGCAGCTACCCTTCACGGTAGACACGGCCTCATCTTATGAGCTGCCGCTGACGCTGGAGGTCGGCTCCCCATACTGGGCCAGCTACTCCGAATATACAGGCGGCCTGCTCTCGGTGGATTTCATATTCAGGAATCCGGGTATTAATAGTGCGCTGGCCATCGGGATAACTGAGAGCCGTAGCACCAACGGGGTCATCTGCGTATCAGACCTGCCTGTGGCCGTCGGCGATATCGCACCAGGCTCGGTGTCACAGGTGACAATGAGGTACGCGATCCCTCCAGGGGTCAACTATTTCAGGGTCAGCCTGGCTGCCAGAGCGCTGGATGCCGCCGGCAGGGAGTACCGGTATCCATGA
- a CDS encoding ABC transporter ATP-binding protein: MDDAPNIASLQKVRKVYHMGEIEINALQELDLDIRRGEFLAVVGPSGSGKTTLLNLLGGIDTPSSGRIIIDGEDISGFSQKELTFFRREKIGFVFQFFNLIPTLTARENVDFAIELASRDKVPPSRNARQLLELVGMEARLDHFPAQLSGGEQQRVAVARALAMDPALILGDEPTGNLDFRTGKLVLKAMKDLNRAEGKTCIIVTHNTPLAQVADRILHLRDGTIAEEEIVANPIPPEDITW, from the coding sequence ATGGATGATGCGCCCAATATCGCCTCGCTGCAAAAAGTCCGCAAGGTCTACCATATGGGCGAGATCGAGATCAACGCCCTGCAGGAGCTCGACCTCGACATCAGGCGCGGCGAGTTCCTGGCCGTAGTGGGGCCGAGCGGCTCCGGCAAGACGACCCTCCTCAACCTCCTAGGCGGCATTGACACGCCCAGCAGCGGCCGCATCATCATCGATGGCGAGGATATCTCTGGCTTCAGCCAGAAAGAGCTGACCTTCTTCCGGCGCGAGAAGATCGGCTTCGTCTTTCAGTTCTTCAACCTTATCCCTACCCTGACCGCCAGGGAGAATGTGGATTTTGCCATCGAGCTGGCATCGAGGGACAAGGTGCCGCCATCCCGTAACGCCAGACAGCTGCTGGAGCTCGTGGGCATGGAGGCACGGCTCGACCATTTCCCGGCCCAGCTCTCCGGAGGCGAACAGCAGCGGGTCGCGGTCGCCAGGGCGCTGGCCATGGATCCGGCGCTTATTTTGGGGGACGAGCCTACCGGCAACCTGGACTTCCGCACCGGCAAGCTTGTGCTGAAAGCGATGAAGGACCTTAACCGGGCGGAAGGCAAGACCTGCATCATCGTCACCCATAACACGCCCCTGGCCCAGGTCGCCGACCGGATTCTGCATCTGCGCGATGGGACGATCGCCGAGGAAGAGATCGTGGCGAATCCCATCCCTCCCGAAGACATCACCTGGTAG
- a CDS encoding FtsX-like permease family protein, producing MLLLKTWRDIKARKGQFAALIVLVALGITSFVAFVSGYYNLTTSTNQANSILKLADFEVRVVDAPRDILAEIEKVPGVAAVQGRLVIDTGVDLDEDTQMTGRVISLPAGVHPVVDDVIVESGDYPPRDSTGILLHKKIAEDNSLSLEDSLGVWANGVKHDLEIDGTVTTAEFIYPIRAKGEIPSTRDFAIIFMNEDAAGKLFGRAGSYNDFAVTIAPGADREAVIHEVEGTLEPFRIEETIRQEDQPSNFAIHEEIRQNQSFAYFMPLVILIISALSLFIALSRLVQSQRGEIGLAKALGYANWQILLHYLFFSLIIAIAGSILGFIIGQVFAVYITKLYVDLLGIPFLESQIHPEVIIWSVLMSTVSCVAAGLLPAYASARLLPVKAMHADPTLVVSGGKVPLVEKLLRPILPKAFTFRIPFRNIFRAKRRSLYTIVGIAFALILTISTWALFDSLNELLDVQFGQTEKWDISAAFEVPFTEETVESVNGIDGVDKVQPALQLPVRLEADGRSKEVLVTAMEPDQSFHGLRIIEGDAGEALSGGGMIMTPVIAEGLGAKVGDEISVRSPYLKEERLILKAISDEMWGSPVYVSATDGRKLAGSPVSVYNSLYLDVDPEQARAIKKQLYTLPGASTVTIKDAVEQSIRAMFDFMYLFGGILLLFGFTMAFVVIYNTFTANILERSREIATMRTIGEDRLHLAAMITLENLFLAVVGIPVGIIAGLWVTDALFASLSTEAYQFKAVLYGTSYAWIILCILGVLLVSEIPPIRRIFKLDLAEATKVIE from the coding sequence ATGCTACTGCTCAAAACCTGGCGTGACATCAAGGCTCGCAAGGGGCAGTTCGCAGCCCTGATAGTGCTGGTGGCGCTGGGGATCACCAGCTTCGTGGCGTTTGTATCCGGGTACTACAATCTCACCACCTCGACCAACCAGGCCAACAGCATCCTCAAGCTGGCGGACTTCGAGGTGCGGGTGGTCGACGCGCCGCGCGACATCCTGGCGGAGATAGAGAAAGTGCCCGGCGTAGCTGCCGTCCAGGGACGCCTGGTGATCGACACTGGCGTCGACCTGGACGAGGACACCCAGATGACCGGGCGTGTGATCAGCCTCCCCGCTGGCGTGCATCCTGTTGTGGACGACGTCATCGTCGAATCCGGCGATTATCCTCCGCGGGATTCGACCGGCATCCTCCTGCATAAGAAGATCGCGGAAGACAACAGCCTCTCGCTGGAGGACAGCCTCGGCGTCTGGGCCAACGGGGTCAAGCACGACCTGGAGATCGACGGCACCGTCACCACGGCCGAGTTCATCTATCCGATCCGGGCCAAGGGTGAGATACCGTCGACCAGGGATTTCGCCATCATCTTCATGAATGAGGATGCCGCCGGGAAGCTGTTCGGCCGCGCCGGCAGCTACAACGATTTCGCGGTCACGATCGCACCCGGCGCCGACCGGGAGGCAGTGATCCACGAAGTCGAGGGCACGCTCGAGCCATTCCGGATTGAGGAGACGATCAGACAGGAAGACCAGCCCAGCAATTTCGCCATCCACGAGGAGATCAGGCAGAACCAGAGCTTCGCCTACTTCATGCCTCTGGTCATCCTGATTATCTCTGCGCTATCGCTGTTCATCGCGCTCTCGCGGCTGGTACAGTCGCAGCGGGGCGAGATCGGCCTCGCCAAGGCCCTGGGTTACGCCAACTGGCAGATCCTGCTCCATTACCTTTTCTTCTCGCTGATAATCGCCATAGCCGGTTCGATCCTGGGATTCATCATCGGCCAGGTCTTCGCCGTGTACATCACCAAACTTTATGTAGACCTGCTCGGCATCCCTTTCCTGGAAAGCCAGATACACCCCGAGGTGATCATCTGGTCGGTGCTGATGAGCACGGTATCCTGTGTCGCCGCCGGGCTGCTGCCCGCATATGCTTCCGCGAGGTTGCTGCCGGTTAAGGCGATGCACGCCGATCCCACCCTGGTGGTATCCGGGGGCAAGGTGCCCCTGGTGGAAAAGTTGCTGCGGCCGATCCTGCCGAAGGCGTTCACCTTCCGGATTCCTTTCAGGAATATCTTCCGGGCCAAGCGCCGCAGCCTCTACACGATCGTCGGCATCGCTTTCGCCCTGATCCTGACGATATCCACCTGGGCGCTGTTCGATTCGTTGAACGAGCTGCTCGATGTCCAGTTCGGCCAGACCGAGAAATGGGACATCTCAGCGGCCTTCGAGGTCCCGTTCACTGAGGAGACGGTCGAGAGCGTCAATGGAATCGACGGTGTGGATAAAGTACAGCCGGCGCTGCAGCTACCTGTCCGGCTCGAAGCTGACGGACGCTCGAAGGAAGTCCTTGTCACGGCCATGGAACCTGACCAGAGCTTCCACGGCCTCAGGATCATCGAAGGGGATGCCGGCGAGGCGCTGAGTGGTGGAGGCATGATCATGACTCCCGTGATCGCCGAGGGACTGGGCGCGAAGGTCGGCGATGAGATCAGCGTCCGTTCACCCTATCTGAAAGAGGAGAGACTTATCCTGAAGGCGATCAGCGACGAGATGTGGGGTTCCCCCGTCTACGTGAGCGCAACCGACGGCAGAAAACTCGCCGGTTCGCCTGTCAGCGTCTACAACTCGCTCTACCTGGACGTCGACCCCGAACAGGCCAGAGCCATAAAGAAGCAGCTTTACACGCTTCCCGGAGCGTCCACGGTGACGATCAAGGACGCCGTGGAGCAGAGCATCCGCGCCATGTTCGACTTCATGTACCTGTTCGGCGGCATCCTGCTACTCTTCGGGTTCACCATGGCCTTTGTGGTCATCTATAACACATTCACTGCGAACATCCTCGAGCGGTCGCGCGAGATCGCTACGATGCGGACCATCGGCGAAGACCGCCTCCACCTAGCCGCCATGATCACCCTGGAGAACCTGTTCCTGGCGGTCGTCGGCATCCCGGTTGGCATCATTGCAGGCCTGTGGGTGACCGACGCCCTCTTCGCATCACTCTCCACCGAGGCTTACCAGTTCAAGGCCGTGCTTTATGGGACCAGCTACGCCTGGATCATCCTGTGCATCCTGGGGGTTCTGCTGGTCTCGGAGATCCCCCCGATCCGGAGGATATTCAAGCTGGATCTGGCGGAAGCTACGAAGGTTATCGAATAG
- a CDS encoding PD40 domain-containing protein has translation MFASGKKNAFIQIIFLMAALTIAMLATSCGGDGQTSQGQNNDYAGAANVSVAGNDGPPLPGTIIFIDRLTKDPDPGIVTIWSMSPNGGEPQRIVNNTGTIPTASDFSLSPDCTRIMYSRVTKPSSDSRSALTRGNPLIITGVDGTNPVTITASSRLSLWAPDGKSVAYEPFNTEAPADPRADPAFDIRRSDTSGNDLGLIFTGLAETVSWSPDGTRLAFSNMGSETRFPPLCTIDINGSNFTKLIEGSSDSWARMPSWSPDSRRLVYVQMAEGQSESGGGEIWTIDVQTREKKQIWSTSEDGAPSDVTWSPDGSAILFSLATDGKRRELWLVNENGENPRRILNLEGNDNIEVMTWCNCAKIPDSLEAVK, from the coding sequence ATGTTTGCGAGCGGCAAGAAAAATGCTTTTATTCAAATCATCTTCTTAATGGCGGCGTTAACCATCGCTATGCTGGCGACATCATGTGGAGGCGATGGACAGACATCTCAAGGGCAAAACAACGATTACGCAGGCGCAGCTAACGTTTCCGTAGCCGGGAATGACGGCCCGCCACTGCCAGGCACGATTATCTTCATCGACAGGCTGACCAAGGATCCAGATCCGGGAATCGTCACGATCTGGTCGATGAGTCCGAACGGTGGAGAGCCGCAGCGTATAGTCAATAACACTGGAACGATTCCCACCGCCAGTGATTTCTCCCTTTCTCCTGATTGCACACGTATTATGTATTCTCGTGTGACCAAGCCAAGCAGCGATTCGAGATCAGCTTTGACAAGGGGCAATCCCCTCATCATCACCGGAGTTGATGGTACCAATCCTGTAACAATAACTGCTTCATCACGATTATCACTCTGGGCTCCTGACGGTAAATCCGTGGCCTATGAGCCATTTAACACCGAGGCTCCAGCGGATCCAAGGGCCGATCCCGCTTTCGATATCCGCCGCTCGGATACAAGCGGTAATGACCTCGGCCTTATCTTCACCGGGCTTGCTGAAACCGTTTCCTGGTCACCTGACGGAACCCGCCTGGCTTTTTCGAACATGGGCTCGGAGACCCGCTTTCCGCCACTGTGCACGATTGACATCAACGGAAGCAATTTCACAAAACTGATAGAAGGTTCGAGTGATTCCTGGGCGAGAATGCCGAGCTGGTCTCCCGATTCCCGCAGGTTGGTTTATGTGCAGATGGCGGAGGGCCAGTCGGAGTCCGGTGGAGGCGAGATCTGGACCATCGATGTTCAGACCCGTGAGAAAAAGCAGATCTGGTCCACAAGTGAAGATGGTGCTCCGTCCGACGTCACCTGGTCACCGGACGGCAGCGCGATCCTTTTCAGTCTTGCCACGGATGGCAAGCGTCGGGAGCTCTGGCTGGTCAATGAAAATGGAGAAAATCCAAGACGCATACTGAACCTGGAAGGTAATGACAATATCGAGGTCATGACCTGGTGCAATTGTGCGAAAATCCCGGATTCTTTAGAGGCAGTCAAATAG